A single region of the Solwaraspora sp. WMMD406 genome encodes:
- a CDS encoding TadE family protein, with amino-acid sequence MVHPSTSLPVRATSTPVARAGKPWPADRGSADRPGSGSDRGAGPVELAILMPAILLLLFASIQVAALFLARTVALSAAQQAVTAERGFDALGSGNADTGVGAQRAAAFLAESGDWLEWDPLPEPVVSSDGRYVSYTVSGTALSLVPGVTFTISETANGEIERFAPAGG; translated from the coding sequence ATGGTCCACCCCTCCACCAGCTTGCCGGTCCGGGCCACCTCCACCCCAGTGGCCCGGGCCGGCAAGCCCTGGCCAGCCGACCGGGGCTCCGCCGACCGCCCCGGCAGCGGCAGCGACCGGGGGGCCGGGCCGGTGGAGTTGGCCATCCTGATGCCCGCCATCCTGCTGCTGCTGTTCGCCTCGATCCAGGTGGCGGCGCTGTTCCTGGCCCGTACGGTGGCGTTGAGCGCCGCCCAGCAGGCGGTCACCGCCGAGCGGGGTTTCGACGCGCTGGGCAGCGGAAACGCCGACACCGGCGTGGGGGCACAGCGGGCGGCGGCGTTCCTGGCCGAGTCCGGCGACTGGCTCGAGTGGGATCCGCTGCCGGAACCGGTGGTCAGCTCCGACGGCCGGTACGTCTCCTACACCGTCAGCGGCACCGCGCTGTCGCTGGTGCCCGGGGTGACGTTCACGATCAGTGAGACAGCCAACGGTGAGATCGAGCGGTTCGCACCGGCGGGAGGCTGA
- a CDS encoding TadE/TadG family type IV pilus assembly protein, which yields MEVAILAPAFLLLVVVAWVSGRTVLARNALDAAAHDAARAASISRTVDEAQANATHAVAQRLDWEGISCAQQPVANFTHGGVNTLSQAFGTPPGTTTALIQVEVSCAVSFGDLGLPWVPNERVLTSEFRSPLDRYRGRS from the coding sequence GTGGAGGTGGCGATCCTCGCTCCGGCGTTCCTGCTGCTGGTGGTGGTGGCCTGGGTCAGTGGTCGGACGGTGCTGGCCCGTAACGCGCTCGACGCGGCGGCCCACGACGCCGCCCGAGCCGCTTCGATTTCCCGTACGGTCGACGAAGCGCAGGCGAACGCCACCCACGCGGTGGCGCAGCGGCTCGACTGGGAGGGGATCTCCTGCGCCCAGCAGCCGGTCGCCAACTTCACCCACGGCGGGGTGAACACCTTGTCGCAGGCGTTCGGCACCCCACCCGGCACCACCACCGCCCTGATCCAGGTCGAGGTGAGCTGCGCGGTGAGCTTCGGCGACCTGGGGCTGCCCTGGGTACCCAACGAGCGGGTGCTCACGTCCGAGTTCCGTTCCCCGCTGGACCGATACCGGGGGCGGTCATGA
- a CDS encoding FAD-dependent monooxygenase: protein MTAPKALIVGAGIGGLAAAATLRRVGIDVELYEQGGELRPAGSALSLTGNARVALRTLGIDLDLERRGRVYPALQLRTATGRLIRTVPFAHLGDRVGAQSLAIHRAELHQALLAAAGDPPVRLDAAARRFEVTGDRVRVEFHDGRTADGDLLIGADGFHSVVRRQIAGPEQPREPGYVCWLATLPMRHPIIRDGYAAHYWGRGRRFGLVQLDGDRVYWWGTSNMAPAQARDWRGGKADIERAYTGWAEEVRAAIAQTPESAIIAVPARDRPFLDRWGHGPVTLLGDAAHPMLPSLGQGAAVAVEDAVVLAHCLRQADDLQLALRRYEAARRERTRWMVDQAYALSRVEQLAHPLADLARRLYLRWLPGPLLDRRNEIALTFPGALDETVAPR from the coding sequence GTGACCGCGCCCAAGGCGTTGATCGTCGGAGCGGGCATCGGTGGACTGGCGGCGGCGGCCACGCTGCGCCGGGTCGGCATCGACGTGGAACTCTACGAACAGGGTGGTGAGCTGCGACCCGCCGGGTCGGCGCTGTCGCTGACCGGCAACGCACGCGTCGCGCTGCGCACCCTCGGCATCGACCTCGACCTCGAACGGCGGGGCCGGGTCTACCCGGCGCTGCAGTTGCGCACCGCCACCGGCCGTCTGATCAGGACGGTGCCGTTCGCGCACCTCGGCGACCGGGTCGGCGCGCAGAGCCTCGCCATCCACCGCGCCGAACTGCACCAGGCCCTGCTCGCGGCGGCCGGCGACCCGCCGGTCCGTCTCGACGCCGCCGCCCGCCGATTCGAGGTGACCGGCGACCGGGTCCGGGTCGAGTTCCACGACGGGCGGACCGCCGACGGCGACCTCCTCATCGGCGCCGACGGATTCCATTCGGTGGTCCGCCGGCAGATCGCCGGGCCCGAGCAGCCCCGCGAACCCGGCTACGTCTGCTGGCTGGCGACCCTGCCCATGCGGCACCCGATCATCCGGGACGGCTACGCCGCCCACTACTGGGGCCGGGGCCGACGGTTCGGCCTGGTGCAACTCGACGGCGACCGGGTCTACTGGTGGGGCACGTCGAACATGGCCCCGGCGCAGGCCCGCGACTGGCGGGGCGGCAAGGCCGACATCGAACGGGCGTACACCGGCTGGGCCGAGGAGGTCCGGGCCGCGATCGCCCAGACCCCCGAATCGGCGATCATCGCCGTACCGGCCCGGGACCGGCCCTTCCTCGACCGGTGGGGCCACGGGCCGGTGACGCTGCTCGGCGACGCGGCGCACCCGATGTTGCCGAGTCTCGGTCAGGGCGCGGCGGTCGCCGTCGAGGACGCCGTCGTCCTCGCCCACTGTCTGCGTCAGGCCGACGACCTGCAGCTGGCCCTGCGCCGCTACGAAGCCGCGCGGCGCGAGCGGACCCGCTGGATGGTCGACCAGGCGTACGCGTTGAGTCGGGTCGAGCAGCTGGCCCACCCGCTCGCCGACCTGGCCCGCCGCCTCTACCTGCGCTGGCTGCCCGGCCCGCTGCTCGACCGACGCAACGAGATCGCGCTCACCTTCCCCGGTGCGCTGGATGAAACGGTGGCTCCGCGATGA
- a CDS encoding type II secretion system F family protein, with translation MLNWQLTVAVVAGALVGLGVFLLIRETSPATPALGPALRRLHPNPERPARIADPGSQDLAWLSGATRWLRPPHKELALLGKTPEQYALSLLLSVLIGLATPAVVTIALSAAGISLPVVVPALAGLGLAAGGALVAHQDVLSKAKQARREFSRAVCTYLDLVALQMSAAHGPVQALERAAKVCDGWVFDRIREALRLAQLQMHSPWDELRDLSDQIGVPELGDVGSIMQSSGTEGAQVHETLRSRADSLRDQIRTDNLARAEAVTGRLDIPGALLVFVLIGFVLYPFLARI, from the coding sequence ATGCTCAACTGGCAGCTGACCGTGGCGGTGGTCGCCGGCGCGCTGGTCGGCCTCGGCGTGTTCCTGCTGATCCGGGAGACCAGCCCGGCCACCCCGGCGCTCGGCCCGGCGTTGCGCCGGCTGCATCCGAATCCGGAACGGCCGGCCAGGATCGCCGACCCCGGCAGCCAGGACCTGGCGTGGCTCAGCGGGGCGACCCGCTGGCTGCGGCCGCCGCACAAGGAGTTGGCGCTGCTCGGCAAGACGCCCGAGCAGTACGCCCTGTCGCTGTTGCTGTCCGTGCTGATCGGGTTGGCCACGCCTGCGGTGGTCACGATCGCGTTGTCGGCCGCCGGGATCAGCCTGCCGGTGGTGGTGCCCGCGCTCGCCGGGCTGGGGCTGGCCGCCGGTGGGGCGCTGGTCGCCCATCAGGACGTGCTGTCCAAGGCCAAGCAGGCCCGTCGCGAGTTCAGCCGGGCGGTCTGCACCTACCTCGACCTGGTCGCGTTGCAGATGTCGGCGGCGCACGGGCCGGTGCAGGCGTTGGAACGGGCGGCGAAGGTGTGTGACGGCTGGGTCTTCGACCGGATCAGGGAGGCGTTGCGGCTGGCCCAGTTGCAGATGCACTCGCCCTGGGATGAGTTGCGGGACCTGTCCGATCAGATCGGCGTGCCGGAACTCGGCGACGTCGGATCGATCATGCAGTCCTCGGGTACCGAAGGTGCCCAGGTGCACGAGACGTTGCGCAGCCGCGCCGACTCGTTGCGCGATCAAATCAGGACCGACAACCTGGCCCGCGCCGAGGCGGTCACCGGCCGACTCGACATCCCGGGAGCATTGCTGGTCTTCGTCCTCATCGGATTCGTCCTCTACCCCTTCCTGGCCCGCATCTGA
- a CDS encoding DUF397 domain-containing protein — protein sequence MITGDVSAARWFTSSRSNGQNNCVEVADNLPGRVLVRDTKNRDGGTLTFAPPAWRSFVGLAKHHH from the coding sequence ATGATCACTGGCGACGTTTCAGCGGCTCGTTGGTTCACGTCGAGCCGGAGCAACGGACAGAACAACTGCGTCGAGGTAGCCGACAACCTGCCAGGCCGCGTCCTGGTCCGGGACACCAAGAACCGCGACGGCGGCACCCTGACCTTTGCCCCGCCCGCGTGGCGCTCGTTCGTCGGCCTGGCGAAGCACCACCACTGA
- a CDS encoding type II secretion system F family protein has product MNLSSDIELIAVLAGAACVGGLVLTVVAVVGTSRPPGPPSRTGQWLRRLWMGSGDSRREQRQHQAVLVAAVVAGALAFLITGLPIAGLLVAIAVPGAPWLFNVGKAERRAIARIEAVGEWTRRLKDVSGTGQGLQQAIIGTVATAPEEINSEVRDLAARLQAGWLGRTALLAFADEIGDPVCDQVVAALILHLTDRGERLGDVLGSIANAAAAEVATRREVEAKRTQPRFAVRFLTAMTLLVLGYGLVNPDYMAPYGEPGGQVVMTALGGLFVALLVWVRQMSIPPRPARFLAAPDLEEALR; this is encoded by the coding sequence GTGAACCTTTCCTCCGACATCGAGTTGATCGCCGTACTCGCCGGGGCCGCGTGTGTCGGCGGCCTGGTGCTGACCGTCGTCGCGGTCGTCGGCACCAGCAGACCACCTGGTCCGCCGTCGCGAACCGGCCAGTGGCTGCGCCGGCTCTGGATGGGCTCCGGCGACAGTCGGCGTGAGCAGCGGCAGCATCAGGCGGTGCTGGTCGCCGCCGTGGTCGCCGGTGCCCTCGCTTTCCTGATCACCGGGCTGCCGATCGCCGGGCTGCTGGTCGCGATCGCCGTACCGGGGGCGCCGTGGCTGTTCAACGTCGGCAAGGCCGAACGACGGGCGATCGCCCGGATCGAAGCGGTCGGTGAGTGGACCCGCCGGCTCAAGGACGTCTCCGGCACCGGGCAGGGCCTGCAACAGGCGATCATCGGGACCGTCGCCACCGCCCCCGAGGAGATCAATTCCGAGGTACGGGATCTGGCCGCCCGCCTGCAGGCCGGCTGGCTCGGTCGGACCGCTCTGCTGGCCTTCGCCGACGAGATCGGCGACCCGGTCTGCGACCAGGTGGTGGCGGCGCTGATCCTGCACCTGACCGACCGGGGTGAGCGGCTCGGCGACGTCCTCGGGTCGATCGCCAACGCCGCCGCCGCCGAGGTCGCCACCCGCCGGGAGGTGGAGGCGAAACGGACCCAGCCCCGGTTCGCGGTGCGGTTCCTCACCGCGATGACCCTGCTGGTCCTCGGCTACGGGCTGGTCAACCCCGACTACATGGCCCCGTACGGCGAACCGGGCGGTCAGGTCGTGATGACCGCCCTGGGTGGACTCTTCGTGGCGCTGCTCGTCTGGGTACGGCAGATGAGCATCCCGCCCCGGCCGGCCCGGTTCTTGGCCGCCCCGGACCTGGAGGAGGCGCTGCGATGA
- a CDS encoding SDR family oxidoreductase: MTQQTRRITPAGRTVVITGASTGLGRAAALHLEQIGFQVFAGVRSAADGEKLRAESTHGRLFPLLIDVTRAKQIRQAVDEVTGRLGATGLWGLVNNAGVAQPGPLECLPADALRRQLETNVIGQVATIQGFLPLLRAGRGRIVNVTSGLGRVALPYLGAYAAAQFAKEAISDSLRRELRPFGVTVSVVQPGAIRTPIWEKLDQAGADVIDGAPESTAALYRRPFQAFLRGNARQVRRSRTTPERYARTVARALTATRPKTRYPVGPDVRFASLAARLLPDTLIDRNLAAQTRPREG; the protein is encoded by the coding sequence ATGACCCAGCAGACACGGCGGATCACGCCAGCCGGCCGTACCGTGGTGATCACCGGCGCGTCGACCGGCCTGGGCCGGGCGGCGGCGCTGCACCTGGAACAGATCGGCTTCCAGGTCTTCGCCGGGGTACGGTCTGCGGCCGACGGCGAGAAGCTGCGCGCGGAGTCGACGCACGGCCGGCTGTTTCCGCTGCTCATCGACGTGACCCGGGCAAAGCAGATCCGGCAGGCGGTCGACGAGGTGACCGGGCGGCTCGGCGCGACCGGGCTCTGGGGCCTGGTCAACAACGCCGGTGTCGCCCAACCCGGCCCGTTGGAGTGCCTGCCCGCTGACGCGCTCCGGCGACAGTTGGAGACGAACGTGATCGGGCAGGTCGCGACGATCCAGGGGTTCCTGCCGCTGCTGCGGGCCGGCCGGGGCCGGATCGTGAACGTCACTTCGGGACTGGGCCGGGTCGCGCTGCCGTACCTCGGCGCGTACGCGGCGGCGCAGTTCGCGAAGGAGGCGATCAGCGACAGCCTGCGGCGCGAGCTGCGGCCGTTCGGCGTCACGGTGTCGGTGGTGCAGCCGGGCGCGATCCGTACCCCGATCTGGGAGAAGCTCGACCAGGCCGGCGCGGACGTCATCGACGGCGCGCCGGAGTCGACCGCAGCGCTGTACAGGCGTCCGTTCCAGGCGTTCCTACGCGGCAACGCCCGCCAGGTGCGGCGCAGCAGGACCACACCCGAGCGGTACGCCCGGACGGTCGCCCGTGCCCTCACCGCGACCCGGCCGAAGACCCGGTATCCGGTCGGTCCGGACGTCCGGTTCGCCAGCCTGGCCGCCCGGCTCTTGCCGGACACCCTGATCGACCGCAACCTCGCCGCGCAGACCCGACCGCGCGAGGGCTGA
- a CDS encoding SAF domain-containing protein, producing MTVATTRTSPGGVDAPVTPPKIVRQRRMRPGLLGLAVLLIALGGLGSAFAITSVRATGSYLAVARDVPVGTVLSADDLTTVQVAGGQGISPVPASQLDQVIGLRAAVALVPGSLLTPAQLTNEPMIGPDQQQIALGLQPDQVPARQLHPGDTLLLVGTPARESRDSAVTRFEATVIDVAAVERGNVIVYLALAVRDVPAVVVLAAENRIAVVLTTAA from the coding sequence ATGACCGTCGCGACCACGCGGACCAGCCCGGGCGGCGTCGACGCCCCGGTCACCCCGCCGAAGATCGTCCGGCAGCGGCGGATGCGACCCGGCCTGCTCGGCCTCGCGGTACTGCTGATCGCACTCGGCGGGCTCGGCTCGGCGTTCGCGATCACCTCGGTCCGGGCCACCGGCTCCTACCTGGCGGTCGCCCGGGACGTCCCGGTCGGCACCGTGCTCTCCGCCGACGACCTGACCACCGTGCAGGTCGCCGGCGGGCAGGGCATCTCACCGGTGCCGGCCAGCCAACTCGACCAGGTGATCGGCCTGCGCGCGGCGGTGGCCCTGGTGCCGGGCAGCCTGCTCACCCCGGCCCAGCTCACCAACGAACCGATGATCGGGCCGGACCAGCAGCAGATCGCCCTCGGCCTCCAGCCGGACCAGGTGCCGGCCCGGCAACTGCACCCCGGCGACACGCTGCTGCTGGTCGGTACCCCCGCCCGCGAGAGCCGCGACAGCGCGGTCACCCGTTTCGAGGCGACCGTGATCGACGTCGCCGCCGTCGAACGCGGCAACGTCATCGTCTATCTCGCGCTGGCCGTCCGGGACGTGCCGGCGGTCGTCGTGCTCGCCGCGGAGAACCGGATCGCGGTAGTGCTGACCACGGCGGCCTGA
- a CDS encoding ParA family protein — protein sequence MAIVALVSAKGSPGVTTSALACTLAWHHRVVLAECDPAGGTLMAGYLGGALEGPRGIGELAVSELRDGNLEEAFWTQLVDLDAPRRERLLLPGVVDPAQIGSVTPLWQRFADFFVGLDGGRPPYDVIVDCGRLYVANPPWPILRAATIVLIVAAAHLPDLSSARAAVQAIERDFAEHRVPPGSLRLLLVGDGHSRSEISKALQLPVIARLPSDPRTAEVLSHGGTVRLGRPLLRAAGALEVPVRSLIERRQARLRWPALEGVPHAV from the coding sequence ATGGCCATCGTCGCCCTCGTCTCCGCCAAGGGCTCGCCCGGCGTCACCACCAGCGCGCTGGCCTGCACCCTGGCCTGGCATCACCGGGTGGTGTTGGCCGAGTGCGACCCGGCCGGCGGCACGCTGATGGCCGGCTACCTGGGCGGCGCGTTGGAAGGCCCACGCGGAATCGGGGAACTCGCGGTCAGCGAGCTACGCGACGGCAACCTGGAAGAGGCGTTCTGGACCCAACTGGTCGACCTGGACGCGCCGCGCCGGGAACGGCTGCTGCTGCCCGGCGTCGTCGACCCCGCCCAGATCGGCAGCGTCACCCCGCTGTGGCAGCGGTTCGCCGACTTCTTCGTCGGGCTCGACGGCGGCCGGCCACCGTACGATGTGATCGTCGACTGTGGTCGGCTCTACGTCGCCAACCCGCCGTGGCCGATCCTGCGGGCGGCCACGATCGTGCTGATCGTGGCCGCCGCCCACCTGCCGGACCTGTCCAGCGCCCGAGCCGCCGTCCAGGCGATCGAGCGAGACTTCGCCGAACACCGGGTGCCGCCGGGATCGCTGCGGCTGCTGCTGGTCGGCGACGGGCACAGCCGCTCCGAGATCAGCAAGGCCCTGCAGTTGCCGGTGATCGCCCGGCTGCCCTCGGATCCCCGTACCGCCGAGGTGCTCAGCCACGGCGGGACCGTCCGGCTCGGTCGGCCGCTGTTGCGGGCCGCCGGCGCGTTGGAGGTGCCGGTGCGGTCGCTGATCGAGCGCCGGCAGGCGCGGCTGCGGTGGCCGGCGCTGGAAGGGGTACCCCATGCGGTTTGA
- a CDS encoding LysM peptidoglycan-binding domain-containing protein, with protein sequence MRAPRVSPARRLGQVITGLSALIVLLILIAGAPVALIAFAGNPLPDHVPGFAEIGTALTSRDDGQLFLKALAVVGWLGWATFLISVLVELPAQLLRRPAPRLPGLSRQQRVAAALIGSISLILVATPAAAFTAPGPAESTVVTAAASIGAAPATDQYATAGGQPLSPNQLAVSTQHSGATTAGGAGTPGQYAPTTQTVPTGHLVSPAALTTLAATPSTAGQSDEAPVYQVAKGDYLGHIAGRYLGEFGDYRQLAALNEIDDPDQIRAGQLLRLPTEATDSGVRPHANGTVVTPPGQATPRPAPVTPEAPPAAEAPTAPADQPSPDAPSTPGTAPAERPSWQIDDDGAGGNLGGGVSAGRSGPEQNLNRPLAVAAVITAASIIGAQIGTVLGLKRRTAGTTTDSGRHRRYRD encoded by the coding sequence ATGCGCGCACCACGCGTCTCCCCCGCCCGGCGGCTCGGGCAGGTCATCACCGGCCTGAGCGCCCTGATCGTGCTGCTGATCCTGATTGCCGGCGCGCCGGTCGCGCTGATCGCGTTCGCCGGCAACCCACTGCCCGACCACGTGCCCGGCTTCGCCGAGATCGGCACCGCGTTGACCAGCCGCGACGACGGGCAACTGTTCCTGAAGGCGCTGGCCGTCGTCGGCTGGCTGGGCTGGGCGACGTTCCTGATCTCCGTACTGGTGGAGTTGCCGGCCCAACTGTTGCGCCGGCCCGCTCCCCGGCTGCCCGGTCTGAGCCGGCAACAGCGGGTCGCCGCCGCCCTGATCGGCTCGATCTCGCTGATCCTGGTGGCCACCCCGGCGGCGGCCTTCACCGCGCCAGGGCCGGCCGAGTCGACGGTGGTCACGGCGGCGGCCAGCATCGGGGCGGCCCCGGCCACCGACCAGTACGCCACCGCCGGCGGTCAGCCGCTCAGCCCCAACCAGTTGGCGGTGTCGACTCAGCACAGTGGGGCGACGACGGCCGGCGGCGCGGGTACGCCGGGGCAGTACGCCCCGACCACCCAGACCGTCCCGACCGGGCATTTGGTGTCGCCGGCCGCGCTGACCACGTTGGCCGCGACCCCGTCGACGGCCGGGCAGTCGGACGAGGCACCGGTCTACCAGGTCGCCAAGGGCGACTATCTGGGCCACATCGCCGGCCGTTACCTGGGCGAGTTCGGCGACTACCGGCAGTTGGCCGCGCTCAACGAGATCGACGACCCGGACCAGATCCGGGCCGGCCAGCTGCTGCGGTTGCCGACCGAGGCGACGGATTCGGGGGTACGGCCGCACGCCAACGGCACCGTGGTGACCCCGCCTGGGCAGGCGACGCCACGGCCGGCGCCGGTCACTCCGGAGGCACCACCGGCTGCCGAGGCGCCGACCGCTCCGGCGGACCAGCCGAGCCCGGACGCCCCGTCCACTCCCGGCACCGCCCCGGCGGAGCGCCCCAGCTGGCAGATCGACGACGACGGTGCCGGCGGCAACCTCGGCGGCGGCGTTTCGGCCGGGCGATCCGGACCGGAGCAGAACCTGAACCGGCCGCTGGCGGTGGCGGCGGTCATCACCGCGGCGAGCATCATCGGTGCGCAGATCGGCACCGTGCTCGGGCTCAAGCGGCGGACCGCCGGGACAACGACGGACTCAGGTCGGCACCGCCGCTACCGCGACTGA
- a CDS encoding A24 family peptidase: MITPGSRWAVATHAVAPGEPWRRDCPRCRTKIGGPGLSRALSPMARCGGCGDRIGAPPLLVEAAVLLALAAVLLAGHPPLVSITLLWWSVWMVPLVFVDVAVHRLPDRLTYPAAAGTWLLLGLAAAVSGQPGTWLRALAAGIAMALLFATTTLLFGARGFGLGDAKLALSIGAVLGWFGWPVVVFGLLVAFVTSGCWALLLLAVRRIRWSHHLPFGPFLILGAVVGVATAG, translated from the coding sequence ATGATCACGCCCGGGTCGCGCTGGGCCGTGGCCACCCACGCGGTCGCCCCCGGCGAACCGTGGCGGCGGGACTGTCCACGGTGCCGGACCAAGATCGGCGGTCCCGGCCTGTCGCGGGCGTTGTCGCCAATGGCCCGGTGCGGCGGCTGCGGCGACCGGATCGGAGCGCCACCGCTGCTCGTCGAGGCTGCCGTGCTTCTGGCGCTGGCCGCCGTGCTACTCGCCGGCCACCCGCCACTGGTGAGCATAACCCTGCTGTGGTGGTCGGTCTGGATGGTGCCATTGGTCTTCGTCGACGTCGCGGTGCACCGGTTACCTGACCGGCTCACCTATCCGGCGGCGGCCGGGACCTGGCTGCTACTCGGCCTGGCCGCGGCGGTGTCCGGCCAGCCCGGTACCTGGCTGCGGGCGCTGGCCGCCGGCATCGCGATGGCCCTGCTGTTCGCGACCACCACGCTGCTGTTCGGCGCCCGGGGGTTCGGGCTCGGCGACGCCAAACTGGCGCTGAGTATCGGCGCGGTGCTCGGCTGGTTCGGCTGGCCGGTGGTCGTCTTCGGGCTGTTGGTGGCTTTCGTCACCTCTGGTTGTTGGGCGCTGCTACTGCTGGCCGTACGGCGGATCCGGTGGTCGCATCATCTGCCGTTCGGACCGTTCCTGATCCTCGGCGCGGTCGTCGGGGTCGCCACCGCCGGCTGA
- a CDS encoding nuclear transport factor 2 family protein, whose translation MDVEQQTRAQAQEVFARNLDHITAGRIREWVELFDPEGVLEFPYPLPGVPSRFVGHHELYEHMKDFPKQLSVRFSGLTFHETTDPELVIAEFVGDGRGVVTKRPFHQTYISVVRFRDGKIVHFRDFWNPLVTIRTAATVGHVWRGIVDLVRPSAKRGVA comes from the coding sequence GTGGACGTAGAGCAGCAAACCAGGGCGCAGGCGCAGGAGGTGTTCGCCCGCAACCTCGACCACATCACGGCGGGACGGATCCGGGAGTGGGTGGAGCTGTTCGACCCGGAAGGGGTGCTGGAGTTCCCCTATCCGCTGCCGGGTGTGCCGTCCCGGTTCGTCGGACACCACGAACTGTACGAGCACATGAAGGACTTTCCGAAGCAGTTGTCCGTCCGCTTCTCCGGACTCACCTTCCACGAGACGACCGATCCCGAACTGGTGATCGCCGAGTTCGTCGGCGACGGCCGGGGCGTGGTCACCAAACGACCGTTCCACCAGACCTACATCTCGGTGGTCCGCTTCCGGGACGGCAAGATCGTCCACTTCCGGGACTTCTGGAACCCGCTGGTGACGATCCGGACCGCCGCCACGGTCGGCCACGTCTGGCGGGGCATCGTCGACCTGGTACGCCCGTCAGCCAAACGCGGGGTGGCCTGA